A window of the Plasmodium vinckei vinckei genome assembly, chromosome: PVVCY_08 genome harbors these coding sequences:
- a CDS encoding V-type proton ATPase subunit B, putative encodes MSKEVIHTKVEASRVNALAAVRNYKVCPRLEYKTISGVQGPLVIIEDVKFPKYSEIVTIHLSDNTSRQGQILEVCGKKAVIQVFEGTSGIDNKNSYVEVSGDILKMPMSDEMLGRVFNGSGKPIDKGPNILADDYLDINGNPINPQCRVYPKEMIQTGISTIDVMNSIVRGQKIPLFSAAGLPHNEIGAQICRQASLVQGKDVLDHSDENFAVVFGAMGVNMETARYFRQDFEENGKMERVCLFLNLANDPTIERILTPRIALTTAEYLAFEKEMHVFVILTDMSSYADALREVSSAREEVPGRRGYPGYMYSDLSTIYERAGRVEGRNGSITQFPILTMPNDDITHPIPDLTGYITEGQIFVDRNLYNRQIYPPINVLPSLSRLMKSGIGKNMTRIDHPYVSDQLYSNYAIAQDVKAMKAVIGEEALSNDDILYLEFLDKFEKRFITQNTYESRDIYQSLEIAWDLLRIFPEDMLKKIKSDILSKYYPRHHAS; translated from the exons atgagtaAAGAAGTTATACATACTAAGGTTGAGGCGTCACGAGTAAATGCGTTGGCGGCTGTAAGGAACTACAAAGTTTGCCCAAGGCTTGAGTACAAAACAATATCAG GTGTGCAAGGTCCTCTAGTTATCATAGAAGATGTTAAATTTCCCAAATATTCCGAAATTGTTACTATACATTTAAGTGACAATACATCACGCCAAGGACAAATATTAGAAGTATGTGGTAAAAAAGCAGTAATACAAGTTTTTGAAGGTACAAGCGGaatagataataaaaatagttatgTCGAAGTAAGTGGGGATATACTAAAAATGCCAATGAGTGATGAAATGCTTGGAAGAGTATTTAATGGTAGTGGTAAACCAATTGATAAAGGGCCAAATATATTGGCAGATGATTATTTAGATATTAATGGAAATCCAATTAACCCACAATGCCGTGTATACCCAAAAGAAATGATACAGACTGGTATATCAACTATTGATGTTATGAATAGTATAGTAAGAGGGCAAAAAATTCCTTTATTTAGTGCAGCTGGTTTGCCACATAATGAAATAGGTGCTCAAATATGTAGACAAGCATCATTAGTTCAAGGGAAAGATGTATTAGATCATTCTGATGAAAATTTTGCAGTTGTTTTTGGTGCTATGGGTGTTAATATGGAAACAGCTCGATATTTTCGACAAGATTTTGAAGAGAATGGAAAAATGGAAAGagtttgtttatttttaaatttagcTAATGATCCAACTATTGAAAGAATATTAACACCAAGAATAGCTTTAACAACTGCTGAATATTTAGcatttgaaaaagaaatgcatgtatttgtaatattaaCAGATATGTCATCTTATGCTGATGCTTTAAGAGAAGTTTCTTCAGCACGAGAAGAAGTTCCAGGTCGAAGAGGTTATCCTGGTTATATGTATAGTGATTTATCGACAATATATGAAAGAGCTGGAAGAGTAGAAGGTAGAAATGGTAGTATAACTCAATTCCCTATATTAACTATGCCAAATGATGATATAACACACCCTATACCTGATTTAACAGGATATATTACAGAAGGGCAAATATTTGTCGAtagaaatttatataatagacAAATATATCCACCAATTAATGTATTACCATCTTTATCTCGACTTATGAAAAGTGGaataggaaaaaatatgacaaGAATAGACCATCCATATGTATCAGATCAATTATATAGTAATTATGCTATAGCTCAAGACGTAAAGGCTATGAAAGCTGTTATTGGTGAAGAGGCGTTATCAAACgatgatatattatatttagaaTTTTTGGACAAGTTTGAAAAGAGATTTATTACTCAAAATACATATGAATCCCGAGACATTTATCAATCTTTGGAAATTGCATGGGATTTATTAAGAATTTTCCCAGAAGATATgctaaagaaaataaagagCGACATATTGTCCAAATATTATCCTCGCCACCATGCAAGTTAA
- a CDS encoding cytosolic glyoxalase II, putative, producing the protein MKPCAQVLVVPSLEDNFAYVIIDEKTKKAACFDPVEPDKVLKKIEKLNVDLEYAFCTHHHYDHSGGNTRIRELHKKIKVIGSAYETTPGATEKAYDSQIVKLGEICIKAIHAPCHTKGHMMYYAYKMDENKNEDLTCAPILFTGDTLFIAGCGRFFEGGAKEMLKNIEKAKSLRPETLIYCGHEYTLNNLRFALSIEKENEDMLNKMKEVEELLKKKKHSVPSTIKDENLINPFFRTNRYIEKYNTKDEVKILDKLRELKNYF; encoded by the exons ATGAAG CCATGTGCACAAGTTTTAGTTGTACCATCACTAGAAGACAATTTTGCTTATGTTATCATCGATGA aaaaacaaaaaaggcTGCATGCTTCGATCCAGTTGAACCAGACAAG gttttaaaaaaaatagaaaaattaaatgtgGACTTAGAGTATGCCTTTTGCACTCACCATCATTATGACCATTCAG GTGGAAACACACGAATAAGGGAACTAcataaaaagataaaagTTATTGGGTCAGCATACGAAACAACTCCAGGAGCAACTGAAAAAGCATATGACAGCCAAATTGTTAAATTAG gAGAGATTTGTATAAAAGCTATTCATGCCCCCTGCCATACAAAAGGGCACATGATGTATTATGCTTATAAAAtggatgaaaataaaaacgaaGATTTAACTTGTGCCCCGATTTTATTCACTGGAGATACCTTATTCATTGCTGGATGTGGCCGATTTTTTGAAGGAGGAGCAAAAGAAATGctcaaaaatatagaaaaagcAAAATCCTTAAGACCAGAAACTTTAATATATTGCGGACACGAGTACACTCTTAATAATTTGAG ATTTGCTCTTAGtattgaaaaagaaaatgaagacatgctaaataaaatgaaggAAGTAGAAGaattacttaaaaaaaagaaacattCAGTTCCATCTACAATTaaagatgaaaatttaataaatccaTTTTTTCGAACAAATCgttatattgaaaaatataatacaaaagATGAAGTGAAAATATTGGATAAATTGagagaattaaaaaattatttttaa
- a CDS encoding NYN domain-containing protein, putative, with protein sequence MKEKFSRNENVEGDNEDLGKINYLEQDNILKKCRKKKKKKNNNNDDNKMSNSNNHINDSGHNEIKECVLNMGDDKTEQKENVSMDEEDIKNLIFPLDIKLIYVRLSKIKSKKINKTKDDFTSVLNEALHNVIILYYELYFYNHIDNFKVDVNFYEIYNDIICLVDELLGLHRTHLEKNGLTETGEKKDCNSGKHSNNKNKKKDIEKVKDDDLLDYKLDGDENVVHLNFKKMKMKYLSVEIDIIFFCEWHHDNILTSKENPSKYYNSYNKIIVNNMNNLEQNDPIYNTNIGIDVSDDMNNVLGNSLPQVCEKENDFTLPNKSIKKKKKSNNHNTIGNNNDDNEKKKDIPDKIESNKASINKPKKEINLKSNNSKQINKIEDKKVEPIKNDKYLKEDRRLCYNLLCKEQPYKAFLLKDTFDFSKSDEEDNTKEIANDSLKIECADMLGIEERAHINMFAPGKENSEKRAPPENNNNRGVNNGSGNYNGNFVEGYSAGNKKLTHIPKEIVNITALLSNPILSLRNIKNFNDVNFPYGYKNSEKKGIYDYCYSYLNKIHNGYDIIPIEGYKFRSIIIDGANVCAKVINNKNSQYYFDNGEIEIVYDCYILYEAYLFFKKINVEDIIIVLNPVMKQGNEYYLRTKKVFNYTYLEKLIKLNVILISNEKYYHSNKGEIVKRRTYDDVLILELALHKKGCVISNDNYADIWMRTSNRKEIQDIISYYVVKHNYDKNRGFSLDLTKKPLKYILNSLFQKVV encoded by the exons atgaaagaaaaattttcaagaaatgaaaatgtaGAAGGGGATAACGAAGATCTTgggaaaataaattatttagaacaggataatatattgaaaaaatgtcgaaaaaaaaaaaaaaaaaaaaataacaacaatgatgataataaaatgagcAATAGCAATAACCACATTAATGATAGTGGACATAACGAAATAAAGGAATGTGTCTTAAATATGGGGGATGATAAAACTgaacaaaaagaaaatgtatCAATGGATGAAGaagacataaaaaatttaatatttccaTTAGACATAAAGCTAATATATGTGCgtttatcaaaaataaaatctaaaaaaattaataaaacgAAAGATGATTTTACAAGTGTACTTAACGAAGCTTTACataatgtaataatattatattatgaattatatttttataatcatatagataattttaaagttgatgttaatttttatgaaatatataatgatataatatgCTTAGTAGATGAATTATTGGGGTTACATAGGACtcatttagaaaaaaatggttTAACTGAAACTGGTGAAAAAAAGGATTGTAATTCAGGGAAacattcaaataataaaaataaaaagaaagatATTGAAAAGGTAAAAGATGATGATTTATTAGATTATAAACTTGATGGTGATGAAAATGTTGtacatttaaattttaaaaaaatgaaaatgaaatatttatctgtagaaatagatataatatttttttgtgaatGGCAtcatgataatatattaacatcTAAAGAAAACCCatcaaaatattacaatagttacaataaaataatagtgaataatatgaataatctAGAACAGAATGATCCGATTTATAATACTAACATTGGTATTGACGTTAGTGATGATATGAATAATGTGTTAGGTAATAGTCTTCCTCAGGTGTgcgaaaaagaaaatgattttACCCTACCAAATAAgtccataaaaaaaaaaaaaaaaagtaataatcATAACACTAttggtaataataatgatgacaatgaaaaaaaaaaggatattCCGGATAAAATTGAAAGTAATAAGGCTAGTATAAATAAACCAAAGAAggaaattaatttaaaatctaataatagtaaacaaataaataaaatagaagataaaaaagtggagcctataaaaaatgataaatatttaaaggaAGATAGAAGGCTATGCTATAATTTGTTATGTAAAGAACAACCATATAAGGCTTTCTTGCTAAAAGACACATTTGATTTTAGTAAATCAGATGAAGAAGATAACACAAAAGAAATAGCCAATGATTCATTAAAAATCGAATGTGCAGACATGTTGGGGATAGAAGAAAGAgcacatataaatatgtttgcACCAGGAAAGGAAAATTCAGAAAAAAGAGCCCCAcctgaaaataataataatagagGTGTAAACAATGGAAGTGGTAATTATAATGGAAATTTTGTCGAAGGTTATTCGGCTGGAAATAAGAAATTAACACATATCCCTAAAGAAATAGTAAACATAACAGCTTTGCTAAGTAATCCTATATTGTCATTAcgtaatataaaaaattttaatgatgtaaattttccatatggatataaaaatagcgAAAAGAAAGGCATATATGATTATTGCTATTCttatttaaacaaaatacATAATGGATATGATATAATTCCTATAGAAGGATATAAATTTCGATCAATAATAATTGATGGCGCAAATGTTTGTGCtaaagtaataaataataaaaattctcaatattattttgataatgGGGAAATAGAAATTGTTTATGATTGctacatattatatgaagcatatttattttttaaaaaaattaatgttgaagatattataattgttttaaatcCTGTTATGAAACAGGGtaatgaatattatttacgaacaaaaaaagtttttaattatacatatcttgaaaaattaataaaactaaatgttatattaattagcaatgaaaaatattatcatagTAATAAGGGTGAGATAGTTAAAAGAAGAACTTATGATGATGTATTGATACTGGAATTAGCTTTGCATAAAA agGGATGTGTTATCTCTAATGATAACTATGCAGATATATGGATGAGGACATCAAACCGTAAAGAAATACAAGACATAATATCTTATTATGTTGTTAAGcataattatgataaaaataggGGATTTTCATTAgatttaacaaaaaagcCGCTGaaatacatattaaattcattatttcaAAAAGTTGTTTAA
- a CDS encoding ribosomal protein L25, putative, with translation MNFLRRLNGKKYFIYTPKRNNLNYKLHLKFKQWNYLKSEIINYFNSNNNVNTTVNLEARCWERFKKKELLQAHGYIPAIIWKYGEEKRICINHKEIDEYAFEEEDGHLSLLFSARLFKIHIGDEVVECVVSHVEADPVEKHIYFLKFARVVENEITQVNIPCSIVGLIGSPAYINGYHVQLALNYIKCNVLGNNIPPPFQIDVSKLSYKEPYNSIKLRELMHLLPENGNVIFSEEYDLDQTEVVWTYEPGKIPETPLPDDYIDPNFLNKRGKRIQLTYKDYWPKQ, from the exons atgaaTTTTTTGAGACGGCttaatggaaaaaaatatttcatatacaCTCCAAAAAGAAATAACCTAAACTACAAATTACATCTTAAGTTTAAGCAAtggaattatttaaaaagtgaaattataaattattttaattccAACAATAATGTGAATACAACAGTTAATTTAGAAGCTAGGTGCTGGGAAAGGTTTAAGAAAAAGGAATTATTACAAGCCCATGGGTATATCCCTGCTATCATATGGAAGTATGGCgaagaaaaaagaatttgTATAAACCATAAAGAAATTGATGAATATGCATTTGAGGAAGAAGATGGACACTTATCCTTGT tATTTTCGGCgagattatttaaaatccATATCGGCGACGAAGTTGTAGAATGTGTTGTGTCGCATGTAGAGGCAGATCCag TTGAGAAGCACATATATTTCTTGAAATTCGCAAGGGTTGTAGAGAATGAGATAACACAAGTAAATATTCCATGTAGTATAGTAGGGCTAATTGGGTCTCcagcatatataaatggatATCATGTTCAATTAgctttaaattatataaagtgTAATGTTTTAGGGAATAATATCCCTCCTCCTTTTCAAATAGACGTTTCAAAGTTATCATATAAAGAGCCATATAATTCCATCAAATTAAGAGAATTGATg CATTTGCTTCCAGAAAATGGTAATGTAATATTCTCTGAGGAATATGACTTAGATCAAACTGAAGTAGTTTGGACATACGAGCCTGGAAAG ATTCCTGAAACTCCATTACCTGATGATTATATTGATCCCAATTTTTTGAACAAAAGAGGAAAGCGAATCCAGCTAACATACAAAGATTATTGGCCAAAGCAATAa
- a CDS encoding methyltransferase, putative produces MFTFSSFRKLLFGVTVSSGGIVFSCFYIYKKNRPLNDYNVDAPSEKFRIKVFDDLAKNYDEKNDFVEKITSIRKYKKKNFRKVRGVVLEIGAGTGRNFNFLKNIDALVCVEKSEKMCEQLKKKIEKINPPYPVYVINNDIKNSYFKPNTFDSVISSFSLCSLEHVDECLQQVYEVMKHDGKFFLVERGIIYNKFIRYILENFDLYPNRKIPWEYGYYENRSPLDILKNNGFNITFKLIKNAGSIYILIAKKIKQLPNKTQNENNQIYTNQSVDKDKTKKKEIHIDEILLEKDKVPIYYIHTNGLKKN; encoded by the exons atgtttacGTTTTCCTCCTTTAGAaag CTATTGTTTGGCGTGACAGTTTCAAGCGGGGGAATAGTATTCAgctgtttttatatttataaaaagaataGACCCTTAAATGATTATAATGTAGATGCACCAAGTGAGAAATTTCGAATAAAAGTATTTGACGATTTagcaaaaaattatgatgaaaaaaatgattttgttgaaaaaattacatctattagaaaatataaaaaaaaaaactttcgAAAAGTTAGAGGTGTTGTATTAGAAATAGGAGCAGGGACAGGCcgaaattttaattttttaaaaaatatagatgcATTAGTATGTGTagaaaaaagtgaaaaaatgtgtgaacagctgaaaaaaaaaatagaaaaaataaatcctCCATATCCTGTATatgttataaataatgatataaaaaatagttatttTAAACCTAACACTTTTGATTCTGTAATCTCATCTTTCTCCTTATGCTCATTAGAGCATGTTGATGAATGTTTACAACAAGTTTACGAAGTCATGAAACATGAtggaaaattttttttagttgaAAGaggtattatttataataaatttattagatatattttagaaaattttgatttatatCCAAATAGAAAAATTCCATGGGAATATGGATACTACGAAAACCGATCTCCTTTggatattttgaaaaacaATGGATTTAACATTACTTTtaaattgataaaaaatgcaggaagtatatatatcttaatagctaagaaaataaaacaattacCAAATAAGACGCAAAACGAAAATAaccaaatatatacaaatcaAAGCGTTGATAAAGataaaacgaaaaaaaaagaaattcaTATTGATGAAATACTGCTAGAGAAGGATAAGGTTcctatttattatattcatacaaatggtcttaaaaaaaattag
- a CDS encoding peptidyl-tRNA hydrolase 2, putative, with product MNPDINGNLTNIENDRYGMIVLVLTFLCGFILGLCFKYICQIKKNASKIRDIYETVNAFGSDCKMVFCVRTDIKMTKGKIASQCCHACLGVYEKILKRNNKLKANENSKNVLTYYDIWKKTGQKKIVLKISSLEEMYEIEKKAQMDGLITSIIVDAGRTQIEPNTETVIAIEPVPDEIVNKITGQLKLL from the exons ATGAATCCAGATATAAATGGCAATTTAACTAACATAGAAAATGATAGATATGGAATGATCGTTTTAGTTCTAACGTTTTTGTGTGGATTTATACTCGGGTTATGTTTTAAGTACATAtgccaaataaaaaaaaatgcatcaAAGATAAGAGATATTTATGAAACTGTCAATGCATTCGGCAGTGACTGTAAAATGGTTTTTTGTGTCAGAACag ACATAAAAATGACTAAAGGAAAAATAGCTTCTCAGTGTTGCCATGCTTGTTTGGGTGTTTATGAGAAAATtctaaaaagaaataacaAACTGAAAGCTAatgaaaattcaaaaaatgttttaacctattatgatatatggaaaaaaactggccaaaaaaaaatagttctTAAAATATCA aGTTTAGAAGAAATGTatgaaattgaaaaaaaagcacAAATGGATGGACTAATTACTTCGATTATTGTTGATGCG GGAAGGACACAAATCGAGCCAAACACCGAAACTGTGATTGCTATTGAGCCAG TTCCCGATGAAATAGTCAATAAAATAACAGGACAACTAAAACTACTGTAG
- a CDS encoding transcription factor, putative produces the protein MKKKHKNNDYLNQNKETKENTNHYNEKYEDESENSEKKMSNSLSPLIHAHDSFESESKQNNKKEKTKKNKSKIVKRETNDYLDNENLSSYEENNSNNKMSDPKKKEKKLKENKNSNLSIDNVTTEEMLNYFIDHYNNEISIEHDELCQILTGKKYFDIERLTKNLADITHQSLMIKSIQKEKEQYCKHCGYIFNYDDYNYLFIKRFNMSKLNNNDNNPALCENTIKCIYCGYIIEDLDINDNINYNANNYIELHSYREKYLFDNNKKTYWQNKIATFDKNVELFKEGENAAYNITYEKCTDCGHDFLYFVNIQTRSADEGSTIIYFCPNCKKQTTVNN, from the coding sequence atgaaaaaaaaacataaaaataatgactatttaaatcaaaataaagaaacaaaagaaaatacaAATCATTATAATGAGAAATACGAAGACGAAAGTGAAAAttctgaaaaaaaaatgagtaACAGTTTATCCCCCCTTATACATGCTCATGATAGTTTTGAATCTGAATCGaaacaaaacaataaaaaggaaaaaacgaaaaaaaataaatccaaAATTGTAAAGAGAGAAACAAATGATTATCTTGATAACGAAAATTTGTCATCATATGAAGAAAACAATAGTAACAATAAAATGAGTGacccaaaaaaaaaagaaaaaaagttaaaagaaaataaaaattccaATCTTAGTATTGATAATGTAACAACAGAAGAAATGCTAAATTACTTTATAGAccattataataatgaaataagtATAGAACATGATGAGCTATGTCAAATATTAACaggtaaaaaatattttgatatagaaagattaacaaaaaatttagcAGATATTACTCATCAATCATTAATGATTAAAAGTatacaaaaagaaaaggaaCAATATTGCAAACATTGTggctatatatttaattatgatgattataattatttatttataaaacgCTTTAATATgtcaaaattaaataataatgataataatccAGCTTTATGTGAAAATACTATTAAGTGTATTTATTGTGGTTACATAATAGAAGATTtagatataaatgataatataaattataatgcaaataattatattgagCTTCATTCATatagagaaaaatatttatttgataataataaaaaaacgtattggcaaaataaaattgctacttttgataaaaatgttgaattatttaagGAAGGGGAAAATGCAGCTTATAATATAACCTATGAAAAATGTACAGATTGTGGTCAtgattttctttattttgttaatatacaAACTCGAAGTGCTGATGAAGGATCAACTATCATTTACTTTTGCCCCAATTGCAAAAAGCAAACAACTGTCAATAATTAA
- a CDS encoding mitochondrial carrier protein, putative — MEKKNVNFQNIVYSSTVSSIFVSLICTPLDVIKNYIQYNSNTNIDKKYIVKKITKKNKEKLVQFNSFYYQTFKNIYNRYGIQGVYRGLVSTTNLYIINNTLFFYVYEELKERGVPYYLCATVSRFISIIVTSPLEIYRTNVQANVCNNFKVNIFDIFGEKKNRRVKINLYKGITSTLIRDIPFSAIYWSMNEYLVNYIKKKDKEYENRKNYIKKFVYPFLCACLSSTITTFITHPLDIIKTNMQARCIDIIHKNDFDHRKIKNYDLNQRHKMNNFYSIFQSNIYNNRYLWDVKVSNYAHNNHRSIYYKYGASKYGSNTYSYKYYNYFKLTNNYNYNVFSVAKLIFKKNGMKGFYIGICPRLVKIVPTCAILFSTYHYFNR; from the exons atggaaaaaaagaatgttAATTTTCAAAACATAGTATACAGTAGTACAGTGTCAA GTATTTTTGTGAGCCTCATATGCACACCTCTCGatgtgataaaaaattacatacaatataatagtaatactaatattgataaaaagtatattgtaaaaaaaattacaaaaaaaaataaagaaaagcTTGTACAATTCAACTccttttattatcaaactttcaaaaatatttataatagaTATGGAATACAAGGTGTTTATAGAg GACTTGTTAGTACCacaaatttatacataataaacaatacattatttttttatgtatacgaagaattaaaagaaCGAGGCGttccatattatttatgtgcGACTGTCTCAAGATTTATCTCTATAATTGTCACATCACCattagaaatatatagaacAAATGTTCAAGCAAATGTCtgtaacaattttaaagtaaatatatttgatatatttggagaaaaaaaaaatagaagagtaaaaataaatttatataaaggaATAACGTCAACACTTATTAGAGATATTCCTTTTTCAGCTATATATTGGTCAATGAATGAATATTTagttaattatataaaaaaaaaagataaagaatatgaaaatcgaaaaaattatattaaaaaatttgtatacCCATTTTTGTGTGCATGTTTAAGTAGTACTATAACCACATTTATAACACACCCAttagatataataaaaacaaatatgcaAGCAAGATGTATTgatattatacataaaaatgattttgatcatagaaaaattaaaaattacgATTTGAATCAAAGacataaaatgaataatttttatagtatttttcaaagtaatatatataataatagatATTTATGGGATGTTAAAGTAAGCAATTACGCTCATAATAATCATAgatctatatattataaatatgggGCAAGTAAATATGGATCCAATACTTAtagttataaatattataactattttaaattaaccaataattataattataatgttttttctgttgcaaaattaatttttaaaaaaaatggaatgaAAGGATTTTACATTGGTATTTGCCCAAGATTGGTTAAAATAGTACCAACATGCGCAATCCTATTTTCAACCTACCACTATTTTAATCGTTGA